In Trichocoleus desertorum ATA4-8-CV12, the following are encoded in one genomic region:
- a CDS encoding iron uptake porin, which produces MTSADAATTTSAPLAIADETLQAQALSSDVDSSQDLINVATLDPEAPEEASNGMAQVTSVSQLSDVQPTDWAFQSLQSLVERYGCIAGYPDGTYRGNRALTRYEFAAGVNSCLDRINELITAGTDELVQKEDLATLQRLQEEFSAELATLRGRTDALEARTAELEANQFSTTTKLFGQAIFGVQGRTENTADFFPVDGVKDTKDPATNINLINNVQLSLFTQLSNRSILLTGLAAGNGSTAPRLSNDTKLGYELDTDNQFVLSDLTFRHLIGNNFAVVAGPVGVNAVNVFRGANRVESSGQGPISAFAQRNPIISIGNGTGGAGFDWQIASRLSLQGVYSASDPADPNDAGLFGSRRSATTTGVQLTASPTDTIDLALHYLNSYNPSGSGFAGSLGLGVGDDQVTIGSGLKTDAFGATVAWRATPGITVGGWGGFTNSRIPNRDGNVETTNWMAFLNFPDLFGEGNLGGIYVGQPPKITESDLPAGQNIPNLLAGGLGTEGEQPGTTTHLEVFYRYRISDNITLTPGFMVLFNPGNAPESDTVGIGALRTTFTF; this is translated from the coding sequence ATGACATCTGCGGATGCAGCCACGACTACCTCTGCGCCTCTAGCGATCGCGGATGAGACTCTACAAGCTCAAGCGCTAAGCTCAGATGTAGATAGCAGCCAAGACCTGATCAATGTTGCAACTCTAGACCCCGAGGCTCCAGAAGAAGCCAGCAATGGCATGGCTCAAGTGACCTCAGTATCCCAACTGTCTGACGTGCAACCCACCGATTGGGCCTTCCAATCATTGCAATCTTTGGTAGAACGATACGGCTGTATTGCGGGTTACCCAGATGGCACCTACCGAGGCAACAGAGCCTTAACTCGTTACGAATTCGCCGCTGGTGTCAATTCTTGCCTCGACCGCATCAACGAACTCATTACTGCGGGCACTGACGAACTGGTACAAAAAGAAGATTTAGCTACCTTACAGCGATTGCAGGAAGAATTCTCTGCCGAACTTGCTACCCTCAGAGGCCGAACCGATGCTTTAGAAGCCCGCACCGCTGAACTTGAAGCAAACCAGTTTTCCACTACGACCAAGTTATTTGGTCAAGCGATCTTTGGAGTTCAAGGCCGCACTGAAAACACGGCTGACTTTTTCCCAGTCGATGGCGTCAAAGATACTAAAGACCCAGCAACCAACATCAACCTCATTAACAATGTCCAGTTAAGCTTGTTCACTCAACTGAGCAATCGCAGCATCCTGCTGACTGGGCTGGCGGCTGGCAATGGCAGTACTGCGCCTCGCCTCAGCAACGACACCAAGTTGGGTTATGAACTAGACACCGACAATCAATTCGTCCTCAGTGACCTCACTTTTCGGCATTTGATTGGTAACAACTTTGCGGTGGTAGCGGGGCCTGTCGGCGTTAATGCGGTCAACGTCTTCCGGGGAGCTAACCGAGTTGAAAGTTCTGGACAAGGTCCAATCTCAGCGTTTGCCCAGCGGAACCCCATTATTAGTATTGGAAACGGCACAGGTGGAGCTGGTTTTGACTGGCAAATCGCTTCTCGGCTCAGCTTGCAGGGCGTTTACTCTGCAAGTGATCCTGCTGACCCTAATGATGCTGGCTTGTTTGGGAGTCGCCGTAGCGCCACTACTACTGGGGTTCAATTAACTGCGTCTCCTACTGACACGATTGATCTAGCCCTGCACTACCTCAACTCCTATAATCCTTCTGGATCTGGCTTTGCAGGTAGCTTAGGTTTGGGAGTAGGGGATGACCAAGTTACCATTGGCTCTGGTCTCAAAACTGATGCTTTCGGGGCTACCGTGGCTTGGCGTGCTACCCCTGGGATTACAGTGGGAGGCTGGGGTGGCTTTACCAATTCCCGGATTCCTAATCGCGATGGTAATGTAGAAACCACCAACTGGATGGCTTTCCTCAATTTCCCCGATTTATTCGGCGAAGGCAACCTAGGCGGAATTTATGTAGGGCAACCGCCTAAAATCACCGAAAGCGATTTACCAGCGGGCCAGAATATTCCTAACTTGCTGGCGGGCGGCTTAGGAACCGAGGGAGAACAACCCGGCACCACGACTCACTTAGAAGTGTTCTATCGGTACCGCATCTCCGACAATATCACGCTTACTCCAGGCTTCATGGTGCTCTTCAATCCAGGTAATGCACCTGAGAGCGACACAGTGGGGATTGGTGCTCTCCGAACCACCTTTACCTTCTAA
- a CDS encoding pentapeptide repeat-containing protein: MQVQDLILRYQQGERDFAHVDLSGATLSGINLQDADLTGANLTGTNLSWALLNRANLTGACLRRADLRSTALSSATLVGAVLNGANLAKADLRLAQLQDADLNWATLPEGDLSGADLSRAKLDQINLEKAKLNGTQFVGAELMEANLRRASLISANLSQANLREAHLEEANLREAKLVGTNLIEANLSGAYLRQADLSQADMHRVTLIGADLSEAVLNNADLSRANLSGAYLLKTSCKKTYLLRATLQEVYLLQADLTEANLRGADLRRADLSGAYLNEATLSEADLSDAYLLESHLIRANLDGAQLTGCCIYNWHLEDSDLAKVECRYVFTQFNYTTKSPTERYPAARDFEPGELARQYQGDDAGVEVVWQEPPHWEALVFTLAQVEMECLDVHLTLKSYGLSDNGYLLKLTSDRPVNGKILAQRILQLYPELLPRVLSRRSEVLGLLGISPRMGTLEAAVSSPPPAQRSPTTTATDRDKRLRLYQEIVRQIQHILHSQAPDQFVGSVEHLLNYLRQQGISTEEIQKKLISQVIVKRAQQNKAFLEHLKHWDQTADESARLSSVGEAVRLAIALL; encoded by the coding sequence ATGCAAGTACAGGACTTGATCCTTCGATATCAACAAGGAGAGCGTGACTTTGCCCACGTTGACTTGAGTGGGGCTACGCTGAGTGGCATTAATCTCCAAGACGCAGATTTAACCGGGGCTAATCTGACGGGTACGAACCTGAGTTGGGCCTTGCTCAACCGAGCTAACTTGACCGGGGCTTGTTTGCGTCGAGCTGATCTCAGGAGTACCGCCTTAAGCAGCGCTACCTTAGTAGGCGCAGTGTTGAATGGAGCTAATCTAGCCAAAGCTGACCTGCGTCTAGCTCAACTTCAAGACGCTGACCTGAATTGGGCAACTTTGCCAGAAGGAGATTTGAGTGGCGCTGACCTGAGCCGAGCCAAGCTCGATCAAATCAATCTGGAAAAAGCGAAGTTGAATGGCACCCAGTTTGTGGGAGCCGAATTGATGGAAGCCAACCTGCGGCGGGCCAGTTTAATTAGTGCCAACTTGAGCCAAGCCAACCTCCGAGAAGCACATCTCGAAGAAGCGAATCTGCGAGAAGCCAAATTAGTCGGTACGAATTTAATCGAAGCTAATCTCAGTGGCGCTTACTTGCGTCAAGCAGATTTGAGCCAAGCAGATATGCACCGCGTCACGCTCATTGGAGCTGACTTGAGTGAAGCTGTGCTGAATAATGCTGACCTCAGTCGGGCCAACCTCAGCGGTGCTTATCTGCTCAAAACCAGTTGCAAGAAAACCTATCTACTGCGGGCTACCCTACAGGAGGTTTATCTTCTGCAAGCTGATTTAACGGAAGCAAATTTACGGGGTGCGGATCTGCGTCGTGCGGATCTTAGTGGAGCCTACTTAAATGAAGCGACCCTAAGTGAAGCAGATTTAAGCGATGCCTACTTATTAGAGAGTCATCTGATTCGGGCTAATTTAGATGGGGCTCAACTCACTGGGTGCTGCATCTATAACTGGCATCTCGAAGACTCAGACCTGGCTAAGGTTGAGTGTCGTTATGTGTTCACTCAGTTTAACTACACCACCAAAAGCCCAACCGAACGTTATCCTGCGGCCCGTGATTTTGAACCAGGGGAGTTAGCTCGGCAGTATCAGGGCGATGATGCTGGGGTCGAAGTGGTTTGGCAAGAACCTCCTCATTGGGAAGCTTTAGTCTTTACCTTGGCTCAAGTAGAGATGGAGTGCCTTGATGTGCATTTAACTCTTAAGTCCTATGGCCTGTCGGACAACGGGTATCTACTAAAACTCACCAGCGATCGCCCGGTTAACGGCAAAATCCTAGCTCAGCGAATCTTGCAACTTTACCCTGAGCTGTTGCCACGGGTGCTGTCTCGCCGTTCTGAAGTTTTGGGGTTATTAGGAATCTCGCCTCGGATGGGTACTTTAGAGGCTGCTGTATCTTCTCCACCCCCCGCTCAGCGATCGCCGACGACAACTGCAACCGATAGAGACAAGCGCTTGCGTCTGTATCAAGAAATAGTGCGCCAAATTCAGCATATTTTGCACTCTCAAGCACCCGATCAGTTTGTCGGCAGTGTCGAGCATTTACTAAACTACTTGAGACAGCAAGGAATTTCTACAGAAGAAATTCAAAAAAAGCTGATTAGCCAAGTCATTGTTAAACGGGCTCAACAAAATAAAGCGTTTCTAGAACACTTAAAGCATTGGGATCAAACAGCTGACGAATCCGCTCGGCTGTCTTCTGTGGGAGAAGCAGTGCGCTTAGCGATCGCCTTGCTCTAG
- a CDS encoding tetratricopeptide repeat protein codes for MDNLLPVVYLSILLILLASAGWAIFRQVLKTRKIETSISRLQNKLNKEKGTAEEYYELGSIYLEKKLFSQAVIQLQKALKSPDLEGEENTALIYNALGYAYFAQEQYDLSIRHYKEALKLSPNYVTALNNIGHAYERKQLMAQALESYEAVLQLEPQSVTAQRRADALRKRLIPTAASAENEG; via the coding sequence ATGGATAACTTACTTCCCGTTGTCTATTTGTCAATCTTGCTAATTTTACTGGCAAGCGCAGGCTGGGCGATTTTTCGTCAAGTGCTTAAAACTCGCAAGATTGAAACTTCTATTTCGCGCTTGCAGAACAAACTAAATAAAGAAAAAGGCACAGCTGAGGAATACTACGAGCTTGGCAGCATTTACTTAGAGAAAAAGTTGTTTTCTCAAGCGGTAATACAACTGCAAAAAGCGCTCAAATCGCCCGATTTAGAAGGCGAGGAAAATACAGCCCTCATTTACAACGCCTTGGGTTATGCTTACTTCGCCCAAGAGCAGTATGACTTATCGATTCGTCACTACAAAGAAGCGCTAAAACTTAGCCCCAATTACGTGACGGCGTTGAATAACATTGGGCATGCCTATGAGCGTAAGCAACTCATGGCTCAAGCTCTAGAGTCCTATGAAGCAGTCCTCCAGTTGGAGCCTCAAAGCGTAACGGCTCAGCGTCGAGCTGATGCTTTGAGGAAACGCTTAATTCCAACAGCCGCGAGTGCAGAAAATGAAGGCTGA